The genomic segment CTCACGAAGTTCCACCGGTCGAAACCGAGGACGGACCCGTTCCCCTGGTACGCGGGGTGCAGCCGGACGCCGTTCTGATCGACCGCGCCCGTGTCGCGCAGGCGGCTGCCGTCGGTGAAGACCAGATCGACGGCGACGTCGAGGTGGCCGCCGGACTGCGGATAGAGCCAGTACGACAGCGTGGTCGCCGCGGTGACGGGGAGGTCGACGTCGAAGAGCCGGTTGTACGAGTACGACGCGGTGGAGCTCGTGTCGTTGCCCGAATACATCAGCGCGGCGGCGCCGGTGTGCGCGGTCTCGCTGCGCGGGGCGCTCTCCATGCCGGGCAGGCCGCAGCAGTAGCCGCCGACGCCGGCGCTGCTCTCGACGCTGTTCTGCCAGGTGGGTGCGGGATCGCCGGTCTCGAAGCCGGTCACGAAGTCGCCCGGGGCCGCGACGGCCGGCGGGGCGGCGACCGTCAGGCCCAGGCCGGCGGTCAGCAGGAGGGTGGCGAGCCAGGGGAGGAGGCGTGGGCGCATGGCGTGACCTGCCGTTCGCATGCTGATCACGGGTGGGGTCCGTGACAACGTTGTCAAGTTTCGGGATAGTAAACACGGCCATGGACCTGCGTCAATGAATAGGGATCGACCGGCTCCGATCGTCCACTTTCGTCGCCGGAACCTTTACTTTCATCGATGTGAGTCATAAGTTGCTCACATCAGACCGAAGTTTTGATTCTTCTGAGAAAAGTCCGTAACACGCGCACGGGCGGCTGGGTGGCGGCCCCGGTCCGGGCGTAGCGGTGCTGTGCCTTGGCAGGCGGGGCGCGATCCCCGACCGGGTCCGCACCTGCCCGCTCTTCTTCAGACGTGGGCGTCCCGGTCCTTCGTGGCCGGCGGCGCGGGAGGACGCGAATGAACGATGACAACGTTGTCGGCCGGGCCCTGCGCAGGTGGGGCCGGGGCATGACATTGAACCGCGATGACCTCGCAGGCGGCCGAACGGCCGAGGGGGGCGGCGAGCCGCAGCAGCTGCGCCGGCGCTCCCTGCTCGCGGCCGCGGGCGTCCTCGGTGTCACCGGCGGCGCGGTCGCGGTCGCGACGACGACCCGGTCCGAACCGGCCCAGGCCGCCGAGGGCGTCACCAAGCGGATCACGATCTACGCCGTCGCGTTGCCCGGCAACCAGTTCGGCTACGGCCTGACCCCCGACACCGCGACCATCCCCGGGCCGGTCCTCGAGATGTACGAGGGCGACACGCTCGAGATCACCCTGGTCAACACGACCAACCAGCGGCTCTCGATCCACCCGCACGGTGTCGACTACAGCACCGACTCGGACGGGGCGCCGTTCAACAACTCGTTCAACGCCCCCGGCGAGACCCGCAAGTACGTGTGGCGCTCGCACGAGATGACCGCCACCAGCGGCCGGCGGTTCCTGCCCGGCAGCGCCGGCTACTGGCACTACCACGACCACGCGATGGGCACCGACCACGGGACCGCGGGCCTCATCAAGGGCCTGTACGGCGCCCTGATCGTGCGGCGGCGCGGCGACATCCTGCCCGACAAACAGTTCACCGTCGTGTTCAACGACCTGCAGATCAACAACAAGGTCGCCCCGAACACGCCGATGTTCGAGGCCAACCTGGGTCAGCGTGTCGAGTGGCTCGCCATCGGCCACGGCAACTTCTTCCACACGTTCCACCTGCACGCCCACCGCTGGGCCGACAACCGTACGGGATATCTCGAAGGCCCGTCCGACCCCAGCCCCGTCGTCGACAACAAGGACCTCAACCCGGGCAACTCGTTCGGCTTCCAGGTGCTGGCCGGCGACTCCGTGGGACCCGGCGCGTGGATGTACCACTGCCACGTGCAGTCCCACTCGGACACCGGCATGGCCGGCATCTTCCTCGTCCGCAACGCCGACGGCACCATGCCGCCCGGCGCCCAGGAGGCGATCGACCGCTTCAACGGCCACCAGCACGCGGCCGCCGCCAAAGCATCAGCGCAAACGCACGTCCACGGAGGGACTGGCTCATGAGGCTGAGACAAGCCGCCGCCATGGGGTTGGCCGCGGTACTGACCATCGGAGTCGCGCCACCACGAGACGCCGCGGCCCAGCAGGCGGCCGCGGCCGCTCCGGCCAAGCCGGGCGTGCTCGTCTTCTCGGGCGCCGCCGCGGCCCAGCAGGACCCGGTGGTCAAGGCGACCCAGACCATCCAGGAGCTGGCCACCGCGCAGGGCCTCGAGGCCACGGCCAGCACCGATCCCGCAGTCTTCAGCGCGAGCAGCCTGGCCCGGTACCGGGCCGTCGTGTATCTCTCGGCCGACGGTGTGACGCTCACCGGCGTACAGGAAACCGCTCTGAAAAGCTTCGTCAACGCGGGCGGCGGATTCCTCGGCATCGGCGACGCGGCCCGGGCCCAGCTCGACTCGACCTGGTTCACCGGCCTGATCGGCACCCGCCCGGCCGGCGCGATCCCCGTGGCCCACCCGGTCGCCGCGGTCACCGCCAGCGGCGAGAACCCGCCCAACGAGACCGCGCCCAAGCTCATCGACGGTGACGCCAACACCAAGTGGCTGGTGCGCACGCCGACCGGCTGGGCCCGCTTCGAGCTGGCCGCGCCGACCCGGATCACCGCGTACGCGCTGACGTCGGCCAACGACTCGTCGGGGCGCGACCCGAAGGACTGGAAGCTGCAGGGCTCGGCCGACGGGCAGGCCTGGACCGACGTGGACTCCCGCGCGGGACAGACGTTCCCGGACCGGTTCCAGATCCGCCGCTTCGACGTGGCGACCCCGGGCGAGTACAAGTTCTACCGGCTGAACATCACCGCCAACAGTGGCGAGCCGCTGACCCAGCTGGCCGACCTGCGGCTGTTCACCGGCACCACCGAGACACCGGCCCCGCCCGCGGTGGCCCGCTCGGTGGTCGACATCCTGGACCGGCAGCACCCCGCCACCGCGGGCCTGCCGCTGACCGTGACGCGCGAGGACCGCTGGTACAACTGGGAGACGAACCCGATCGGGCAGGTGCACACCCTGGCCCAGGTCGAGGAGCGGCACTACAACCCGGGCCTGGGCGCCAACGGCCCGTTCCACCCGATCTCGTGGTGCCGTGACTACGACGGCGGGCGTTCCTTCTACACCGGCATGGGCCACACCGAGGGCTCGTACGGAGAGGAAGCCTTCCGCAAGCACCTGACCGGCGCACTCGGCTGGACCAGCGGCATCACGCGCGGCGACTGCCAGGCCACGATCGCCTCGAACTACAAGGTCGAGAGGCTCACGGCGGCCAACCAGACCGGCCAGCTCGACCAGATCGGCGAGCCGCACGGTCTGACCATCGCGCCCGACGGCACGGTGTTCTACGTCGGCAAGGCGGCCTGCCCGACCGGGCCCGTCGTCCCGTGGACCGACCCCAACGTGGGCCTGGGCTGCGGCACGATCCACTCCTACGACCCGGCCACCAAGCAAGTCAAGCTGCTGACCACTTTGAAGGTCATGGGCAACCGGGGCAGCGGCGACGAGCTGCAGAAGAACGAGGAGGGGCTGCTCGGCATCGTGCCCGACCCCTCGTTCGCGCAGAACGGCCACCTGTACGTCTACTGGAT from the Paractinoplanes abujensis genome contains:
- a CDS encoding multicopper oxidase domain-containing protein, producing the protein MNDDNVVGRALRRWGRGMTLNRDDLAGGRTAEGGGEPQQLRRRSLLAAAGVLGVTGGAVAVATTTRSEPAQAAEGVTKRITIYAVALPGNQFGYGLTPDTATIPGPVLEMYEGDTLEITLVNTTNQRLSIHPHGVDYSTDSDGAPFNNSFNAPGETRKYVWRSHEMTATSGRRFLPGSAGYWHYHDHAMGTDHGTAGLIKGLYGALIVRRRGDILPDKQFTVVFNDLQINNKVAPNTPMFEANLGQRVEWLAIGHGNFFHTFHLHAHRWADNRTGYLEGPSDPSPVVDNKDLNPGNSFGFQVLAGDSVGPGAWMYHCHVQSHSDTGMAGIFLVRNADGTMPPGAQEAIDRFNGHQHAAAAKASAQTHVHGGTGS